The following proteins come from a genomic window of Eleginops maclovinus isolate JMC-PN-2008 ecotype Puerto Natales chromosome 8, JC_Emac_rtc_rv5, whole genome shotgun sequence:
- the alad gene encoding delta-aminolevulinic acid dehydratase, with translation MQTPADSIIHSGYFHPTLRYWQTCAADIRPDNLIYPIFVTDSADAVEPIGSLPGQARYGVNKLEGMLRPLVENGLKCVLIFGVPANIQKDDRGSGADTDDTPAVLAVKKIRSLFPELLVACDVCLCPYTSHGHCGILNDDGTLNNDASCLRLGEVSLAYAQAGCHIIAPSDMMDGRVRAIKQALISNGLGNKVSVLSYSAKFASCYYGPFRDAAQSKPAFGDRRCYQLPPGARGLALRAVERDVKEGADMLMVKPGLPYLDIVREVKDKFPTHPLAVYNVSGEFAMMWHGAQAGAFDLRAAVMEAMTAFRRAGADIIITYYTPQLLSWLKE, from the exons ATGCAGACACCAGCGGATTCCATCATCCACAGCGGCTATTTCCACCCAACGCTCCGATACTGGCAGACCTGTGCTGCTGATATAAGACCTGACAACCTCATCTACCCCATCTTCGTCAC AGACAGTGCAGATGCAGTCGAGCCCATTGGCAGCCTGCCGGGACAGGCCAG ATATGGGGTGAACAAGCTGGAGGGAATGCTGCGGCCTCTCGTGGAGAACGGCTTGAAATGTGTGCTGATATTTGGTGTCCCTGCAAACATacaaaag GACGACAGAGGCTCAGGCGCGGACACGGACGACACGCCGGCGGTCTTGGCGGTGAAGAAGATCCGCTCTTTGTTCCCGGAGCTGCTGGTGGCGTGCGACGTCTGCCTGTGTCCTTACACATCACACGGACACTGCG GTATCCTGAACGATGATGGCACTCTGAACAATGACGCCAGCTGTCTGCGTCTGGGAGAAGTGTCGCTGGCCTACGCTCAAGCTG GCTGTCACATCATCGCTCCCTCTGATATGATGGATGGAAGAGTCAGAGCCATAAAACAAGCCCTGATATCCAACGGGCTGGGAAACAAG GTGTCAGTGCTGAGCTACAGTGCAAAGTTTGCCTCTTGTTATTACGGTCCCTTCAG AGACGCTGCTCAGTCCAAACCTGCCTTTGGAGACAGACGCTGCTACCAGCTGCCTCCTGGAGCCAGAGGACTCGCACTGAGAGCTGTG gagcGAGACGTGAAAGAAGGAGCTGATATGCTGATGGTGAAGCCGGGTCTGCCTTATCTGGACATCGTGAGAGAAGTCAAGGACAAG TTCCCCACTCACCCCCTGGCAGTGTACAACGTGTCGGGGGAGTTTGCTATGATGTGGCACGGAGCGCAGGCCGGAGCCTTCGACCTGCGGGCCGCCGTGAT
- the tmem203 gene encoding transmembrane protein 203 yields the protein MLFSLRELVQWLGFATFELFLHLLALLVFSMLVALRADMFTPTLSWWLVFVPLFAADGLSTYFTAIVSIRLYQENEKRLAVLRLLWVLTVLSLKLVCEVLLCQKLAEQEQARDLWFGLIVSPLFILLQLLMIRACRVN from the coding sequence ATGCTGTTCTCCTTAAGGGAACTGGTCCAGTGGCTGGGCTTTGCCACCTTTGaactcttcctccacctcctagCTCTGCTGGTCTTCAGCATGCTGGTTGCTCTGCGAGCTGACATGTTCACCCCCACACTGAGCTGGTGGCTTGTGTTCGTCCCGCTGTTCGCCGCTGATGGCCTCAGCACCTACTTCACGGCCATCGTGTCCATCCGTCTTTACCAGGAGAATGAGAAGCGTCTGGCGGTGCTACGGCTCCTCTGGGTTCTGACGGTGCTCAGCCTGAAGCTGGTGTGCGAGGTGCTGCTCTGTCAGAAGCTGGCGGAGCAGGAGCAGGCCAGGGACCTGTGGTTCGGCCTCATCGTCTCGCCGCTGTTcatcctgctgcagctgctgatgaTTCGAGCGTGCCGCGTCAACTGA